In a genomic window of Cytobacillus sp. FSL H8-0458:
- a CDS encoding lipid II flippase Amj family protein, with amino-acid sequence MDLITGKILFTSLFIILIHSIETLAYAVRLSGARVKLIASGLSLFSTIVIVSRMANMGQQPLLGSIIDTAPEQNFLGYVENQFRVLIGASTIGTIIGILLLPTFIAIFSRAIIRLADAEGSVPSLLKVGFSWKSAKKAIKHFKFPRISYLNGHKLSEIPKRLFLFNMFVTAIYTIGVLSALYASLLTHDSSRTAIMASGLINGVATILLSIFVDPKISVMSDNVVHGKAKYTNLKGISIMMVTSRLIGTVLAQIMFIPGAYYIAWASKFFV; translated from the coding sequence TTGGATCTAATTACTGGGAAAATCCTGTTTACTTCCTTATTCATCATTCTTATACATAGTATAGAAACACTGGCCTATGCTGTCCGATTATCGGGTGCCAGGGTTAAGCTGATCGCATCAGGGCTTTCTTTGTTCAGTACCATTGTCATTGTTTCTCGAATGGCGAACATGGGTCAGCAGCCGCTGCTTGGGAGTATTATTGATACTGCTCCAGAACAAAACTTTCTCGGTTATGTTGAAAATCAATTCAGGGTGTTAATTGGGGCATCCACAATAGGGACCATCATTGGAATTCTGCTGCTGCCGACATTTATAGCGATTTTCTCAAGAGCCATTATCCGTCTCGCCGATGCAGAAGGTTCAGTACCTTCGCTGCTAAAGGTCGGGTTTAGCTGGAAATCGGCAAAGAAAGCAATCAAACATTTTAAGTTTCCGAGAATTTCCTATTTAAATGGACATAAACTCAGTGAAATACCAAAACGGCTATTTCTATTCAATATGTTTGTAACCGCCATCTATACAATTGGAGTGCTGTCAGCTCTATATGCTTCGCTGCTTACTCACGATAGCTCAAGAACAGCTATTATGGCATCAGGTCTCATAAACGGTGTAGCAACAATCCTTCTATCCATTTTTGTCGACCCGAAAATTTCTGTCATGTCAGATAATGTGGTGCATGGAAAAGCCAAATATACGAACTTGAAAGGGATTTCGATTATGATGGTTACCTCCAGATTGATCGGCACCGTCCTTGCACAGATCATGTTTATACCCGGAGCCTATTATATTGCCTGGGCTTCAAAGTTTTTTGTATAG
- a CDS encoding DedA family protein → MSEIVISLIEFLKQFSYFGILLALCFEFVPAEVVLPLAGFWVYQGDYNYYLVVLAGTVGGTIGPLTLYALGRYGGRPMVLKYGKYFLVSQKQIDASDKFFEKYGSGVAFFARFLPVVRTAISIPCGMAKMNVWKFSIYTFLAMLPITAFYVYLGFKLGPHYKEAEEIFNSYALPLVLIILAGLIIFFTYKFISKRKSESI, encoded by the coding sequence ATGTCAGAAATTGTTATCAGCTTAATTGAATTTTTAAAACAGTTCTCTTACTTTGGAATATTGCTTGCACTTTGCTTTGAATTTGTCCCCGCAGAAGTGGTTCTTCCTTTGGCCGGCTTTTGGGTCTACCAGGGTGACTATAATTATTATCTGGTTGTATTAGCAGGCACTGTGGGAGGAACGATCGGGCCGCTGACATTATATGCGCTGGGCCGATATGGCGGCCGTCCCATGGTTTTAAAATACGGAAAATACTTCTTAGTTTCACAAAAACAGATTGATGCGTCGGACAAGTTCTTTGAAAAATACGGTTCAGGGGTCGCTTTCTTTGCCCGCTTTTTGCCGGTTGTCCGTACAGCGATATCGATTCCATGCGGAATGGCCAAAATGAATGTGTGGAAGTTCTCGATCTATACATTCCTGGCAATGCTTCCGATTACCGCATTTTATGTTTATCTGGGGTTTAAACTTGGCCCTCATTATAAAGAAGCAGAGGAAATCTTCAACAGTTATGCCCTTCCTCTAGTCCTGATTATCCTTGCGGGACTCATTATTTTCTTTACGTACAAATTCATCAGCAAGCGCAAGAGCGAAAGTATCTAA
- a CDS encoding hemolysin family protein yields MTTINLLLIALLIALTAFFVATEFAIVKVRVSRIDQLIAEGNKRAIAAKRVVTHLDEYLSACQLGITITALGLGWLGEPTVEKLLHPLFERFEIAESLTHILSFGIAFALVTFLHVVVGELAPKTVAIQKAEAVTMAFAAPIIWFYRVMFPFIWFLNGSARVLVGLFGLKPASEHEMAHSEEELRILLSESYKSGEINKNELKYVNNIFEFDERIAKEIMVPRTEMITIASDNTLAEIMQTIQTENYTRYPVEDGDKDNIRGFINVKEFLTASLTDRITPENLDLDSFINPVIHVIESIPIHDLLVKMQKERIHIAILMDEYGGTSGLVTVEDILEEIVGEIRDEFDEDEVPEIRKLNDNHYILDSKLLIEDVNNLLDTDFEHEDVDTIGGWFLTQHMEAEIGTEIEADGFTFKVHEKDGHQLHYLEVFKSKPQLA; encoded by the coding sequence TTGACAACCATAAATTTATTACTGATTGCATTATTAATAGCATTAACCGCATTCTTCGTAGCAACTGAGTTTGCGATAGTAAAGGTGCGTGTTTCCCGAATTGATCAGCTGATTGCTGAAGGGAATAAAAGGGCTATAGCGGCAAAGAGAGTCGTCACTCACCTGGATGAATATTTATCGGCCTGCCAATTAGGGATTACTATCACCGCATTAGGTCTCGGTTGGCTTGGTGAGCCAACGGTTGAAAAGTTACTGCATCCGTTATTTGAGAGGTTTGAAATAGCAGAGTCCCTTACCCATATTTTATCATTTGGTATTGCCTTTGCTTTAGTCACCTTCCTGCATGTCGTTGTAGGAGAGCTTGCACCTAAAACCGTTGCCATTCAAAAAGCGGAAGCAGTTACAATGGCGTTCGCAGCACCGATTATCTGGTTCTACCGAGTGATGTTCCCATTCATTTGGTTCTTAAATGGATCAGCCCGGGTACTTGTTGGCCTATTTGGTTTAAAGCCGGCTTCTGAGCATGAAATGGCCCATTCTGAAGAAGAACTGCGAATTCTTTTATCCGAAAGTTATAAGAGCGGTGAGATCAATAAGAATGAATTAAAGTACGTGAACAATATCTTTGAATTTGATGAAAGAATTGCAAAAGAAATCATGGTGCCGCGTACAGAGATGATTACGATCGCTTCAGATAATACACTGGCAGAAATTATGCAAACCATCCAAACAGAAAATTACACGCGATACCCTGTTGAAGATGGGGATAAGGACAATATCCGCGGGTTTATTAACGTAAAAGAATTTCTGACAGCCAGTCTTACAGATAGGATTACCCCGGAGAATCTTGATCTTGACTCCTTTATTAACCCGGTCATCCATGTCATTGAAAGCATTCCAATTCATGACCTGCTTGTGAAAATGCAAAAAGAACGCATCCATATTGCCATTTTAATGGATGAATATGGCGGAACTTCCGGATTGGTGACCGTTGAAGACATTCTTGAAGAAATAGTCGGTGAGATCCGTGATGAATTTGATGAAGATGAAGTTCCTGAGATACGAAAGCTAAACGATAACCATTATATCCTTGATTCCAAGCTTCTTATTGAAGATGTCAATAATCTGCTTGACACGGATTTTGAGCATGAAGACGTAGATACTATTGGCGGCTGGTTCCTTACACAGCATATGGAAGCAGAGATAGGAACAGAGATTGAAGCGGATGGATTTACTTTTAAAGTCCACGAAAAAGATGGACACCAGCTTCATTATCTGGAGGTTTTCAAAAGCAAGCCCCAGTTAGCCTAA
- a CDS encoding MerR family transcriptional regulator, which translates to MAEKAKVTKRTIDYYTSLGLLEAERSPSNYRYYDYSSIERIAFIEKCKADGLSLEEIKKKVISQFSEEVDVLELRLKIQDLEEDVTKALSQLKKSDPEKYEYVKKNISHESLSLIQSLLLLLN; encoded by the coding sequence TTGGCTGAAAAAGCAAAGGTTACGAAGAGAACGATTGATTACTATACTTCCCTTGGTCTTTTAGAAGCAGAACGTTCACCTTCAAATTATCGCTATTATGACTATTCCTCCATCGAACGTATTGCTTTTATCGAGAAATGTAAAGCGGATGGTTTGTCACTGGAGGAAATCAAGAAAAAAGTCATCAGTCAATTTTCTGAAGAGGTTGATGTTCTAGAGCTAAGGCTAAAAATTCAGGATCTCGAGGAGGATGTGACAAAGGCGCTTTCTCAGCTAAAAAAATCGGATCCCGAAAAATATGAATACGTCAAAAAGAATATTTCACATGAAAGCTTATCATTAATTCAGTCACTGCTTTTATTGCTGAACTGA
- a CDS encoding dicarboxylate/amino acid:cation symporter, protein MKLSTKIIIALIAGGITGLLINLFAPGIFPELDKLVFTPLGKIFLNLINMLVVPIVFFSITLGTAGLGDPKKLGRIGVKTISYFLVTTSIAIIIGLALAYVFQPGNVGEFDVTNVEYESEEAPPVSDTLLNIIPTNPVKAFTEGNMLQIITFSIFVGFALTMLGNKTKGILNLIEQGNDIMMYLVNLVMKFAPYGTFGLIVSAVGSQGLDAIKAMGLYMIVVVLALLVHAVITYGGSIALIAKRNPLSFFKGFAPAMGVAFSTSSSNATLPISMSTAQKNLKVPESISSFVQPLGATINMDGTAIMQGVATIFIAQVFNVDLSLTQLITVVLTAVLASVGTAGVPGVGLIMLAMVLNSVNLPVEGIALIIGIDRLLDMTRTAVNITGDAACAVIVAETEAKKEAVKA, encoded by the coding sequence ATGAAATTATCTACTAAAATTATTATTGCCCTGATAGCAGGGGGAATAACAGGTCTTCTGATTAATTTATTTGCTCCTGGGATATTCCCTGAGCTTGACAAGTTGGTGTTTACACCGCTTGGAAAAATCTTTTTAAACCTGATTAACATGCTGGTTGTCCCGATCGTATTCTTTTCCATCACTCTTGGTACAGCCGGGCTTGGTGATCCAAAGAAATTAGGAAGAATCGGCGTAAAAACGATATCCTACTTTTTAGTTACTACAAGTATAGCGATTATTATCGGACTAGCTTTGGCATATGTCTTCCAGCCAGGAAATGTTGGGGAATTTGACGTAACAAACGTGGAGTATGAATCAGAAGAAGCTCCGCCTGTCTCAGACACCCTGTTAAATATTATTCCGACCAATCCGGTAAAAGCCTTTACGGAAGGAAACATGCTTCAGATTATTACTTTTTCCATTTTTGTTGGATTTGCCTTAACGATGCTTGGAAATAAAACAAAAGGAATTTTAAACCTGATTGAACAGGGCAATGACATAATGATGTATCTTGTTAATCTGGTTATGAAATTTGCACCTTATGGAACGTTCGGACTTATTGTTTCTGCTGTTGGAAGCCAGGGGCTTGATGCCATTAAGGCAATGGGACTATATATGATTGTGGTGGTTCTTGCCCTTCTTGTCCATGCCGTTATTACCTATGGCGGTTCAATCGCACTCATTGCAAAAAGAAATCCATTATCCTTCTTTAAGGGATTTGCCCCAGCAATGGGTGTTGCGTTCAGTACATCAAGCAGTAATGCAACATTGCCGATTTCCATGAGTACTGCCCAAAAGAATCTGAAAGTTCCTGAATCAATCAGCAGCTTTGTTCAGCCGCTGGGTGCAACGATCAACATGGATGGAACAGCCATCATGCAGGGTGTTGCCACTATATTTATCGCACAGGTATTCAATGTGGACTTATCACTTACCCAGCTTATCACGGTTGTTCTTACCGCGGTTCTTGCCAGCGTTGGTACAGCAGGAGTTCCGGGTGTCGGCCTAATCATGCTGGCGATGGTTCTTAACTCAGTTAACCTGCCGGTTGAAGGTATTGCATTAATCATTGGTATTGACCGTCTGCTTGATATGACGAGAACAGCTGTCAATATTACAGGCGATGCTGCTTGTGCAGTTATTGTCGCGGAAACAGAAGCAAAAAAAGAGGCTGTTAAAGCCTGA